A stretch of Tripterygium wilfordii isolate XIE 37 chromosome 11, ASM1340144v1, whole genome shotgun sequence DNA encodes these proteins:
- the LOC120008695 gene encoding MDIS1-interacting receptor like kinase 2-like encodes MKSIAFSIFLFTTLFLIVASDSTEEAHALLRWKASFQNHTQPLLSSWSVLNSTHCTWFGVSCNTAGSITMINLTSCGILGTLYNFSFSAFSNLSYFNLSMNALHGSIPPDFNHLSNLIRLDLSSNQFSGQISPSLGQLTHLEALVLNDNKLNGSIPQEIGHELKSLIELHLHNNFLGGSIPTSLGNMSHLTNLNLYNNSLSGSIPPELGQLSKLVILQLSFNRLSGLIPPAIGLLTNLKALQLHQNQLSGQIPPTLGQLTNLVILWLRENQLSGQIPPIFGKLTHLESLALSTNQLNGSIPQEIGHELKSLKGVVMDNNFLDGSIPTSFGNMSQLTNLNLANNSLSGSIPPELGELSKLVILQLSMNRLSGSIPPTLGQLTHLEFLVLTDNQLNGSIPQEIGNMSNLTHLILFNNSLSGSIPPELGKPSKLDTVDLSINRLSGLIPPGIGLWTRVRILHLQQNQLNGSIPREMGNMSSIYALDVSDNQLSGQIPTSFDGLKGIYYLYLYGNNLSGSIPKEIGNLTALLHLQLSSNQLSGSLPASLGKLSSGRSLQRFGISNNHLVGSVPKDIRNCTSLTRVRLEDNQLEGNIDADFGVYPNLIFIDMSRNRFSGEISPKWGLCSQLATLWITRNNISGKIPPEIGNSTQLHDLDFSMNHMVGEIPIELGKLTNLLNLRLNGNHLSGHIPPELGSLTDLKVLDLSRNILSFMPDSIGALSNLHDLNLSCNKFSQRIPIQISEIIHLSQLDLSHNMLIGEIPAQFTKLEDLVTLNLSFNNLSGPIPNTKVFQGFPAEAFQENKGLCGNVSGLQPCQLPHKEDKNGSKKRYKIVFIVVFPLLGALAISFVIIIVFCNFQTRRKGDPENNEQSLTLSILDSAMRFEDILEATNNFDVMYCIGEGVHGIVYKVDLPSGDIVAVKRFHCLLDSSNSVDQKEFFNEVKALTEIKHRNIVKLHGFCTHSKYTFLVYDYLQRGSLAKILSNDEEAKELDWCRRMNVIKGVSHALSYMHHDLSLPIIHRDISSKNILLDMEYEAHVSDFGTAKLLKQDSSNWSKLAGTYGYIAPAELAYTMKVTEKCDVYSFGVLTLEVLKGSHPGDIISSASSSSSATLQVKLNDLLDQRLSPPQYKILDKLDRILEVAISCIDVNPQCRPAMQLVSKLLSN; translated from the exons ATGAAGTCTATTGCCTTCTCCATTTTCCTTTTCACTACTTTGTTTCTGATTGTTGCTTCTGATTCTACAGAGGAAGCACATGCTCTTCTCAGATGGAAAGCCAGTTTTCAAAATCATACTCAGCCTCTCTTATCTTCATGGTCCGTTCTCAATTCAACCCATTGCACTTGGTTCGGTGTTTCTTGCAACACTGCTGGAAGTATCACTATGATTAACCTTACGAGTTGTGGCATTCTTGGTACGCTTTATAACTTTTCATTCTCAGCTTTTTCCAACCTCTCATATTTTAATCTTAGCATGAATGCACTCCATGGTTCCATCCCTCCTGATTTCAATCATCTCTCCAACCTCATCCGTCTTGATTTGTCAAGCAATCAGTTTTCAGGACAAATCTCACCTTCACTTGGCCAGCTAACTCATCTTGAGGCTCTTGTGCTCAATGATAATAAACTAAATGGCTCAATTCCTCAAGAAATTGGTCATGAGCTAAAGTCCCTCATTGAGCTTCACCTGCACAATAATTTTCTAGGTGGATccattccaacttctttgggtAATATGAGTCACTTGACTAATTTGAATCTCTACAATAATTCCCTATCCGGTTCCATCCCACCAGAACTTGGTCAGCTCTCCAAGCTTGTCATCCTTCAGTTGTCATTCAATAGACTTTCTGGGTTAATTCCACCCGCAATTGGCTTGTTGACTAATCTGAAGGCCCTTCAATTACACCAAAATCAGTTGTCAGGGCAAATCCCACCTACACTTGGCCAGCTAACTAATCTGGTGATTCTTTGGCTCAGAGAGAATCAGTTGTCAGGGCAAATCCCGCCTATATTTGGCAAGCTAACTCATCTCGAGTCCCTTGCGCTCAGTACCAATCAACTAAATGGCTCAATTCCTCAAGAAATAGGTCATGAGCTAAAGTCCCTCAAAGGGGTTGTCATGGACAACAACTTTCTAGATGGATCCATTCCAACTTCTTTTGGAAATATGAGTCAGTTGACTAATTTGAATCTCGCCAATAATTCACTTTCCGGTTCTATTCCACCAGAACTTGGTGAGCTCTCCAAGCTTGTCATCCTTCAGTTGTCAATGAACAGACTTTCCGGGTCAATTCCACCTACACTTGGCCAGCTAACTCATCTTGAGTTTCTTGTGCTGACTGATAATCAACTAAATGGCTCAATTCCTCAAGAAATAGGTAATATGAGTAACTTGACTCACTTGattctcttcaataattcactATCCGGTTCCATCCCACCAGAACTTGGTAAGCCCTCCAAGCTTGACACTGTTGATTTGTCAATAAATAGACTTTCGGGGTTAATCCCACCTGGAATTGGCTTGTGGACTCGAGTTCGGATCCTTCATTTACAACAAAATCAGCTAAACGGTTCCATTCCTCGGGAAATGGGAAATATGAGCTCTATTTATGCTCTAGATGTGAGCGATAATCAACTCAGTGGTCAAATTCCAACATCATTTGATGGTCTAAAAGGCATCTATTATCTTTACCTGTACGGTAACAATCTATCTGGCAGCATACCTAAAGAGATTGGAAACTTGACGGCTCTTCTGCACTTGCAGTTGAGTAGTAATCAACTTAGTGGTTCACTTCCAGCTTCCCTTGGAAAGTTGAGCAG CGGTAGATCACTCCAGCGTTTTGGCATAAGCAACAACCATTTGGTAGGCTCCGTACCCAAAGACATTAGAAACTGCACAAGCTTGACTAGAGTTCGCCTTGAAGACAACCAACTAGAAGGAAATATAGATGCTGACTTTGGAGTCTATCCAAACTTGATCTTTATTGACATGAGTCGCAATCGATTTTCTGGAGAAATCTCACCTAAATGGGGTCTATGCTCACAATTAGCCACTCTATGGATTACTAGGAATAACATTAGTGGTAAGATACCTCCAGAGATTGGAAATTCGACACAGCTACatgatcttgatttttctatgaATCATATGGTCGGGGAGATTCCAATAGAGTTGGGAAAGTTGActaatttgttgaatctgaGGTTGAATGGAAATCATCTTTCTGGCCATATTCCTCCTGAGCTCGGATCACTTACCGATCTCAAAGTTCTCGACTTATCAAGGAACATATTGAGCTTTATGCCAGATAGCATTGGAGCCTTGTCGAATCTCCATGACTTGAATTTGAGTTGCAACAAATTCAGCCAAAGAattccaattcaaatttcagaaATAATTCACCTTTCTCAACTTGATTTGAGTCATAACATGCTTATCGGAGAAATACCAGCACAATTCACCAAGTTGGAAGACCTGGTGACCCTAAATCTTTCCTTCAATAATCTTTCGGGTCCTATTCCAAACACCAAAGTATTTCAAGGTTTTCCGGCGGAAGCATTCCAAGAAAACAAAGGATTGTGTGGCAATGTGAGTGGATTGCAACCATGCCAGCTGCCACACAAGGAAGATAAAAATGGTTCAAAGAAGAGATATAAGATTGTGTTTATAGTTGTGTTTCCTCTCTTGGGAGCACTTGCTATATCCTTTGTGATAATTATTGTGTTTTGTAATTTCCAAACACGAAGGAAGGGCGACCCTGAGAACAACGAGCAATCACTTACATTATCTATTCTTGATAGCGCAATGAGATTTGAAGATATCTTGGAAGCAACCAACAACTTCGATGTCATGTATTGCATTGGGGAAGGAGTTCATGGAATTGTCTATAAAGTTGACCTTCCATCAGGTGATATTGTAGCTGTCAAGAGATTCCACTGTTTACTTGACAGTAGCAATTCAGTAGATCAAAAGGAGTTTTTCAATGAGGTCAAGGCCTTAACAGAGATAAAGCATCGGAATATTGTGAAACTCCATGGCTTCTGCACACATTCAAAATACACATTCTTAGTCTATGATTATCTTCAGAGAGGTAGCCTGGCCAAAATTCTAAGCAACGACGAGGAAGCGAAAGAATTGGATTGGTGTAGGAGGATGAATGTCATCAAAGGTGTCTCGCATGCCTTGTCTTACATGCACCATGATTTGTCATTGCCAATCATTCATCGAGACATATCGAGCAAAAATATTTTACTAGACATGGAATACGAAGCTCATGTTTCTGACTTTGGCACCGCTAAGCTTCTCAAGCAGGACTCATCTAATTGGTCAAAACTAGCTGGAACATATGGATACATCGCACCAG CAGAGCTTGCTTATACAATGAAGGTGACTGAAAAATGTGACGTATATAGCTTTGGAGTGTTGACACTAGAAGTTCTCAAAGGGAGTCATCCAGGCGATATCATATCAAgtgcatcatcttcatcttctgccACTCTACAAGTTAAACTTAATGATTTGTTAGACCAGCGCCTTTCACCTCCACAGTACAAGATTCTTGATAAACTGGACCGCATCTTAGAGGTGGCCATTTCATGCATAGATGTGAATCCACAATGTAGGCCGGCCATGCAACTCGTTTCTAAGTTACTATCCAACTGA
- the LOC120009809 gene encoding uncharacterized protein LOC120009809 isoform X2, translating into MDSTPSAAPVLRADDEWELCNDDGFIYKRKKRLWVDDPEPVSTAPDPELERRSRRERKRRTLSRLKREYQSEINQWENLSNTLHAMQDKTQHQINLQLEQQEKDDTVFLSNSPPREVRGGKDSGGSLVDELLLQMVAQEAIIHDVSNLCDVAEAMCNAHEERLKQQFFDLPIWASPEELMASLCDE; encoded by the exons ATGGACTCAACCCCATCAGCAGCGCCAGTTCTGCGAGCCGATGACGAGTGGGAGCTCTGCAATGATGACGGCTTCATATACAAGCGCAAGAAGCGCCTGTGGGTCGATGACCCAGAGCCCGTCTCAACGGCACCGGATCCGGAGTTAGAGAGGAGAAGCAGGAGAGAGCGTAAGAGGAGGACTCTTTCGAGACTCAAGAGGGAGTACCAGAGTGAGATCAACCAGTGGGAGAATTTGTCGAACACCTTGCACGCGATGCAGGATAAGACGCAACATCAGATTAATTTGCAACTAGAACAGCAAGAGAAGGATGATACGGTGTTTCTTTCGAATTCCCCTCCCAGAGAAGTTCGAGGGGGCAAGGATAGTGGGGGGTCTTTAGTCGATGAGCTCCTTTTGCAG ATGGTGGCACAGGAAGCAATAATCCATGATGTTTCAAATCTATGTGATGTAGCGGAAGCTATGTGTAATGCCCATGAGGAACGATTAAAGCAGCAGTTTTTCGATCTTCCAATATGGGCTTCCCCTGAAGAGCTCATGGCATCACTTTGTGATGAGTAA
- the LOC120009809 gene encoding uncharacterized protein LOC120009809 isoform X4 yields MDSTPSAAPVLRADDEWELCNDDGFIYKRKKRLWVDDPEPVSTAPDPELERRSRRERKRRTLSRLKREYQSEINQWENLSNTLHAMQDKTQHQINLQLEQQEKDDTVFLSNSPPREVRGGKDSGGSLVDELLLQMVAQEAIIHDVSNLCDVAEAMCNAHEERLKQQFFDLPIWASPEELMASLCDELPWGCHTFKKFCKTETTLELSWTPRERQCMSSRASLPQMQGLCSCSTPNPRDS; encoded by the exons ATGGACTCAACCCCATCAGCAGCGCCAGTTCTGCGAGCCGATGACGAGTGGGAGCTCTGCAATGATGACGGCTTCATATACAAGCGCAAGAAGCGCCTGTGGGTCGATGACCCAGAGCCCGTCTCAACGGCACCGGATCCGGAGTTAGAGAGGAGAAGCAGGAGAGAGCGTAAGAGGAGGACTCTTTCGAGACTCAAGAGGGAGTACCAGAGTGAGATCAACCAGTGGGAGAATTTGTCGAACACCTTGCACGCGATGCAGGATAAGACGCAACATCAGATTAATTTGCAACTAGAACAGCAAGAGAAGGATGATACGGTGTTTCTTTCGAATTCCCCTCCCAGAGAAGTTCGAGGGGGCAAGGATAGTGGGGGGTCTTTAGTCGATGAGCTCCTTTTGCAG ATGGTGGCACAGGAAGCAATAATCCATGATGTTTCAAATCTATGTGATGTAGCGGAAGCTATGTGTAATGCCCATGAGGAACGATTAAAGCAGCAGTTTTTCGATCTTCCAATATGGGCTTCCCCTGAAGAGCTCATGGCATCACTTTGTGATGA GCTACCATGGGGCTGCCACACATTTAAAAAGTTCTGCAAGACAGAGACTACATTGGAGCTATCTTGGACACCCAGAGAAAGACAGTGCATGAGTAGCAGAGCAAGTCTCCCTCAAATGCAAGGATTATGCAGCTGCTCTACTCCAAATCCAAGGGACTCCTAA
- the LOC120009809 gene encoding uncharacterized protein LOC120009809 isoform X3 encodes MDSTPSAAPVLRADDEWELCNDDGFIYKRKKRLWVDDPEPVSTAPDPELERRSRRERKRRTLSRLKREYQSEINQWENLSNTLHAMQDKTQHQINLQLEQQEKDDTVFLSNSPPREVRGGKDSGGSLVDELLLQMVAQEAIIHDVSNLCDVAEAMCNAHEERLKQQFFDLPIWASPEELMASLCDE; translated from the exons ATGGACTCAACCCCATCAGCAGCGCCAGTTCTGCGAGCCGATGACGAGTGGGAGCTCTGCAATGATGACGGCTTCATATACAAGCGCAAGAAGCGCCTGTGGGTCGATGACCCAGAGCCCGTCTCAACGGCACCGGATCCGGAGTTAGAGAGGAGAAGCAGGAGAGAGCGTAAGAGGAGGACTCTTTCGAGACTCAAGAGGGAGTACCAGAGTGAGATCAACCAGTGGGAGAATTTGTCGAACACCTTGCACGCGATGCAGGATAAGACGCAACATCAGATTAATTTGCAACTAGAACAGCAAGAGAAGGATGATACGGTGTTTCTTTCGAATTCCCCTCCCAGAGAAGTTCGAGGGGGCAAGGATAGTGGGGGGTCTTTAGTCGATGAGCTCCTTTTGCAG ATGGTGGCACAGGAAGCAATAATCCATGATGTTTCAAATCTATGTGATGTAGCGGAAGCTATGTGTAATGCCCATGAGGAACGATTAAAGCAGCAGTTTTTCGATCTTCCAATATGGGCTTCCCCTGAAGAGCTCATGGCATCACTTTGTGATGA ATAG
- the LOC120009809 gene encoding uncharacterized protein LOC120009809 isoform X1, giving the protein MDSTPSAAPVLRADDEWELCNDDGFIYKRKKRLWVDDPEPVSTAPDPELERRSRRERKRRTLSRLKREYQSEINQWENLSNTLHAMQDKTQHQINLQLEQQEKDDTVFLSNSPPREVRGGKDSGGSLVDELLLQMVAQEAIIHDVSNLCDVAEAMCNAHEERLKQQFFDLPIWASPEELMASLCDEV; this is encoded by the exons ATGGACTCAACCCCATCAGCAGCGCCAGTTCTGCGAGCCGATGACGAGTGGGAGCTCTGCAATGATGACGGCTTCATATACAAGCGCAAGAAGCGCCTGTGGGTCGATGACCCAGAGCCCGTCTCAACGGCACCGGATCCGGAGTTAGAGAGGAGAAGCAGGAGAGAGCGTAAGAGGAGGACTCTTTCGAGACTCAAGAGGGAGTACCAGAGTGAGATCAACCAGTGGGAGAATTTGTCGAACACCTTGCACGCGATGCAGGATAAGACGCAACATCAGATTAATTTGCAACTAGAACAGCAAGAGAAGGATGATACGGTGTTTCTTTCGAATTCCCCTCCCAGAGAAGTTCGAGGGGGCAAGGATAGTGGGGGGTCTTTAGTCGATGAGCTCCTTTTGCAG ATGGTGGCACAGGAAGCAATAATCCATGATGTTTCAAATCTATGTGATGTAGCGGAAGCTATGTGTAATGCCCATGAGGAACGATTAAAGCAGCAGTTTTTCGATCTTCCAATATGGGCTTCCCCTGAAGAGCTCATGGCATCACTTTGTGATGA AGTCTAG